The Lodderomyces beijingensis strain CBS 14171 genome assembly, chromosome: 4 genome has a window encoding:
- a CDS encoding 60S ribosomal protein uL29: MVAVKTYELRTKSKADLENQLVELKKELANLKVQKLQRPSLPRIHIVRKNIARVLTVINLNQRDNVKAFYEGKKYQPKDLRAKKTRALRRKLTKHEQSQETDKARKARISFPQRKFAIKA; encoded by the exons ATG GTCGCCGTCAAAACATACGAATTGAGAACCAAATCCAAAGCCGACTTGGAAAACCAATTAGTCGAACTCAAGAAggagttggccaacttgaaagTCCAAAAATTACAAAGACCAAGCTTACCTCGTATCCACATTGTTCGTAAAAACATAGCTAGAGTCTTGACcgtcatcaacttgaaccaaAGAGACAATGTCAAGGCCTTTTACGAAGGTAAAAAATACCAGCCAAAAGACTTGAGAGCTAAAAAGACCAGAGCTTTGAGAAGAAAATTGACCAAGCATGAACAAAGCCAGGAAACTGACAAGGCTAGAAAAGCTAGAATCAGCTTCCCACAAAGAAAATTCGCTATCAAGGCTTAA